The genomic stretch TACCTTTCTTATGTGCCATAACAAACCTCCAATTAGCTTACAATTTCGTTTATTTGGAGCTCCGTAAAGTGTTGACGGTGACCGTACTTCCTCTGATAGTGCTTTTTAGCTTTGTACTTGAAAACGATAATTTTCTTACCCTTTCCGTGTCTCACAACTGTAGCTTTAACCTTTGCTCCCTTTACCTCAGGTCCTACCTTTACCTCTCCGTTGTCTCCCCTGACCATGAGAGCTTCAAGTTCAACCTCGGA from Balnearium lithotrophicum encodes the following:
- the rplU gene encoding 50S ribosomal protein L21, with the protein product MYAVIRTGGKQYVVEPGQVLKVEKINLPEGSEVELEALMVRGDNGEVKVGPEVKGAKVKATVVRHGKGKKIIVFKYKAKKHYQRKYGHRQHFTELQINEIVS